From Kwoniella europaea PYCC6329 chromosome 3, complete sequence, one genomic window encodes:
- a CDS encoding 40S ribosomal protein S16, with protein sequence MSAVQTFGKKKTATAVAHVTPGRGLVRLNGSPISLVEPVVLRYKVYEPILVVGPEKLANLDIRLRVKGGGHVSQLYALRQAIAKGIVAFYAKNEDAASALELKKTLIAYDRTLLVADPRRMEPKKFGGRGARARRQKSYR encoded by the exons ATGTCAGCCGTTCAAACTTTcggcaagaagaagactgcCACCGCCGTGGCTCACGTCACCCCCGGTCGAGGTCTCGTTAGATTGAACGGATCTCCTATCTCCCTCGTTGAGCC TGTCGTCCTCCGATACAAGGTCTACGAACCTATCCTCGTCGTTGGTCCTGAGAAGCTCGCCAACCTCGATATCAGACTTAGAGTAAAAGGTGGTGGTCACGTATCTCAACTTTACGCTCTCCGACAAGCCATCGCCAAGGGTATTGTTGC CTTCTACgccaagaacgaagatgCCGCTTCTGCCCTCGAACTCAAAAAGACCCTCATCGCCTACGACCGAACCCTCCTCGTTGCTGATCCCCGACGAATGGAACCCAAGAAGTTCGGTGGTCGTGGTGCCAGAGCAAGACGACAAAAG TCTTACCGATAA